A genomic stretch from Bacillota bacterium includes:
- the jag gene encoding RNA-binding cell elongation regulator Jag/EloR, with amino-acid sequence MRRIEKRGRTVEEAVQAALKELGIGPDEAEVEVLQEGRRGFLGLGSREAWVRVTRKRRPDRFAVGFVNEILRTMRLRGEVRAEERDGRLWVEVEGEDLGALIGHRGRTLDALEYLVNLAVGRECGGRQRLVLDVAGYRQRRAEAVRRMALQAAEKVRRTGRPATLEPMTARERKLVHLALQGDPQLVTRSEGEEPFRKIVISRK; translated from the coding sequence GTGAGGAGGATCGAGAAGAGAGGCCGCACGGTGGAAGAGGCCGTGCAGGCGGCGCTGAAAGAGCTGGGGATCGGCCCAGACGAGGCTGAAGTGGAGGTTCTGCAGGAAGGGCGGCGGGGCTTCCTCGGTTTGGGGAGCAGGGAGGCCTGGGTCCGGGTGACGCGGAAGCGGCGGCCGGATCGGTTTGCGGTGGGGTTCGTGAACGAGATCCTGCGCACCATGAGGTTGAGGGGCGAAGTTCGGGCCGAGGAACGGGACGGCCGTCTGTGGGTGGAGGTTGAGGGAGAGGACCTGGGTGCGCTGATCGGTCACCGCGGCCGTACCCTGGACGCGCTGGAGTACCTGGTGAACCTGGCGGTAGGCAGGGAGTGCGGAGGACGGCAACGGCTGGTGCTGGATGTGGCCGGTTACCGGCAGCGGCGGGCCGAGGCTGTGAGGCGCATGGCCCTGCAGGCCGCGGAGAAGGTGCGGCGGACGGGGCGGCCGGCGACGCTGGAGCCCATGACGGCGCGGGAGCGGAAGCTGGTGCATCTGGCGCTGCAGGGCGACCCCCAACTGGTCACGCGGTCAGAAGGGGAGGAGCCGTTTCGCAAGATCGTGATTAGCAGAAAGTGA
- the rnpA gene encoding ribonuclease P protein component gives MLPREERLTRSGEFREVYRRGRRYAGGGLVVYFLAGRGGPRVGFRVPRRVGKAVVRNRVRRRLREAYRQLRGEIPGGWCVVVARDDCAGMGMLELRDALRGLLKRAEADARG, from the coding sequence GTGCTCCCCAGGGAGGAAAGGCTTACCCGTAGCGGCGAATTCAGGGAAGTGTACCGCAGGGGACGTCGTTACGCGGGAGGGGGGCTGGTCGTCTATTTCCTGGCTGGTCGGGGAGGCCCCAGGGTGGGTTTTCGGGTGCCGCGGCGGGTCGGGAAGGCCGTGGTGCGTAACCGGGTGCGTCGGCGGCTGCGGGAGGCGTATCGGCAGTTGCGCGGGGAGATTCCCGGTGGCTGGTGTGTGGTGGTGGCCCGGGATGACTGCGCGGGAATGGGTATGCTGGAGTTGAGGGACGCCCTGCGTGGCCTGTTGAAAAGGGCGGAGGCAGATGCCCGCGGGTAG
- the yidD gene encoding membrane protein insertion efficiency factor YidD, protein MPAGSWQRKHVRYLMVELGRAARWGVVALIWLYRLVVSPLLPASCRFEPSCSVYAEQAVKRYGVVKGGLLAGRRLLRCHPWHPGGYDPVP, encoded by the coding sequence ATGCCCGCGGGTAGTTGGCAGCGAAAGCATGTTCGCTATCTCATGGTGGAGCTGGGGAGAGCGGCGAGGTGGGGCGTGGTAGCCCTGATCTGGCTGTACCGGCTGGTGGTATCTCCGCTCCTTCCGGCCAGCTGCCGGTTTGAGCCCAGTTGTTCGGTTTATGCCGAGCAGGCCGTCAAGCGGTACGGGGTGGTCAAGGGGGGCTTGCTGGCGGGCAGGCGGTTGTTGCGCTGTCACCCCTGGCATCCCGGGGGATATGACCCTGTGCCATGA
- a CDS encoding YidC/Oxa1 family membrane protein insertase, protein MKWLTDLVTEGIATFYSWTGSYGLAIILLTVAVRVVLLPVTWSGAVSTVRMQALAPEMEELRRRYRNDPRKLNEAQLELWRQHGVNPFAGCLSMVIEFPFIIALFQALSHYEYAGPASFLWVPHLARPDPYYVLPALAAAATYWQARVSTPPSAGGGTGMMLLSLAMGPAMMFYFTAKYGAGLGLYWTVSTALRALQQYLMPQARPRGGGAAGEEDREERPHGGRGRAGGAERAGDRPRRG, encoded by the coding sequence TTGAAGTGGCTGACGGACCTGGTGACTGAGGGGATAGCCACATTTTACTCGTGGACGGGTAGTTACGGGCTGGCCATCATACTGCTGACGGTGGCTGTGCGAGTGGTGCTACTGCCCGTGACGTGGAGCGGAGCGGTGTCGACTGTCCGCATGCAGGCCCTGGCTCCCGAGATGGAGGAATTGCGCCGGCGGTACCGCAACGATCCGCGGAAGCTGAACGAGGCCCAGCTGGAGTTGTGGCGGCAGCACGGCGTTAACCCCTTCGCGGGCTGCCTGTCCATGGTGATTGAATTCCCCTTCATCATCGCGCTGTTTCAGGCCCTCAGTCATTACGAGTACGCCGGGCCGGCGTCGTTCTTGTGGGTTCCCCACCTGGCCCGGCCGGACCCGTATTACGTATTGCCGGCGCTGGCGGCGGCGGCGACGTACTGGCAGGCCCGGGTGTCCACGCCGCCATCAGCCGGGGGAGGAACGGGCATGATGCTGCTGAGCCTGGCGATGGGGCCGGCGATGATGTTTTACTTTACCGCGAAGTACGGCGCCGGGCTGGGGTTGTACTGGACGGTGAGCACAGCGCTACGGGCTTTGCAGCAGTACCTGATGCCGCAGGCCCGACCACGCGGAGGGGGAGCGGCAGGTGAGGAGGATCGAGAAGAGAGGCCGCACGGTGGAAGAGGCCGTGCAGGCGGCGCTGAAAGAGCTGGGGATCGGCCCAGACGAGGCTGA